Proteins found in one Methylobacterium sp. CB376 genomic segment:
- a CDS encoding caspase family protein — protein sequence MPQAARRLIGFVVALAALVLPLAGLRAAPAETRIALVIGNGAYPAGALATAANDAGLVAQTLQAAGFDVVGARDLDEDGLRRALRDFTDRAAAAGPEAVAFVYLAGYGLQVEGENYFVPVDARIGAASDVPLRALRVSDYAKRLAALPLRARFLVLDAGRRAPFRVAGEPLAGGLALVEAEPDSLVAFNAAPGTVAPEEPGPYGAYAQALAEMMREGGLAPAELFARVRLRVSETTRGAAVPWHSARIGAPFVFFERGAEAPPLPALAGTDRRPLGEIGPRDAFARCLEQDSLQAYEAFLAAYPQDPLAKRVRAILAARREALTWRRSRVADTPNAYWSYLDRYPRGPHAPDARRRLRQLAAAAEPPDHFAALAYDVPPPPPEERIYVERPVVVLDGPADDLPPPPVLLPPRPAALLDLPPPVVEEYVLPAPVFVPVPAAVRLPATVAPPEGNPLAGRIHERPGPTGSAIAAGVAGAAIGAAVAARVALPPSLSQKAALRPGLPPGAMPAGGLPGQPRGPVPPQAGRPGPPAAIGQPLPGQPLPGQPGRTAPLPAQARPGPPPIPGQALPGPAAPANRPGAGAAPTLRAQPAPGAPPRAAPPAAPVQALRPGWPPPGQPPAGRPASPHGPVAAPAPNPDFARQQQVRQEQAAQAQAAQARAAQARAAQAQRAAAAQRQQMMMQQRQQEAARAFQQRQQVMQQQASQAAARQQAAQAAARQQQMMMQQQAAAQRQHQMQMMQMQRPPPAAPRAVPQPAPHPGHGGRPCGQPGLPPCR from the coding sequence ATGCCGCAGGCCGCGCGCAGGCTCATCGGATTCGTGGTTGCCCTGGCGGCCCTGGTTCTGCCGCTCGCCGGCCTCCGCGCCGCGCCGGCCGAGACCCGGATCGCGCTGGTGATCGGCAACGGCGCCTACCCGGCGGGCGCGCTCGCCACCGCGGCGAACGATGCCGGCCTCGTCGCCCAGACCCTGCAGGCGGCGGGATTCGACGTGGTCGGCGCCCGCGACCTCGACGAGGACGGGCTGCGCCGGGCGCTGCGCGACTTCACCGACAGGGCCGCGGCGGCCGGGCCGGAGGCGGTGGCCTTCGTGTACCTCGCGGGCTACGGGCTGCAGGTCGAGGGCGAGAACTACTTCGTGCCGGTCGATGCCCGCATCGGCGCGGCCTCGGACGTGCCGCTGCGGGCGCTGCGCGTCTCGGATTACGCCAAGCGCCTCGCCGCCCTGCCGCTGCGCGCCCGCTTCCTGGTGCTCGACGCGGGCCGCCGGGCGCCGTTCCGCGTCGCCGGCGAGCCGCTCGCGGGCGGCCTCGCCCTGGTCGAGGCGGAGCCGGACTCGCTCGTCGCGTTCAACGCGGCGCCCGGCACGGTCGCGCCGGAGGAGCCGGGCCCCTACGGCGCCTACGCGCAGGCCCTCGCCGAGATGATGCGGGAGGGCGGCCTCGCCCCGGCCGAACTGTTCGCGCGCGTCCGCCTGCGGGTGAGCGAGACGACCCGCGGCGCCGCCGTGCCCTGGCACAGCGCCCGGATCGGGGCGCCCTTCGTGTTCTTCGAGCGCGGCGCCGAGGCGCCGCCGCTTCCCGCGCTGGCGGGCACGGACCGGCGGCCCCTCGGGGAGATCGGGCCGCGGGACGCCTTCGCGCGCTGCCTGGAGCAGGACAGCCTGCAGGCCTACGAGGCGTTCCTGGCCGCCTACCCGCAGGACCCGCTCGCCAAGCGCGTGCGGGCGATCCTCGCGGCGCGGCGCGAGGCGCTGACCTGGCGCCGGTCGCGGGTGGCGGACACGCCGAACGCCTACTGGTCCTATCTCGACCGCTACCCGCGGGGCCCGCACGCCCCCGACGCGCGGCGGCGCCTGCGGCAGCTCGCCGCCGCGGCCGAGCCGCCCGACCACTTCGCCGCCCTCGCCTACGACGTGCCCCCGCCCCCGCCCGAGGAGCGCATCTACGTCGAGCGCCCGGTCGTGGTGCTCGACGGCCCGGCCGACGACCTGCCGCCCCCGCCGGTCCTGCTGCCGCCGCGGCCGGCCGCCCTGCTCGACCTGCCCCCGCCCGTGGTCGAGGAATACGTCCTGCCGGCGCCGGTCTTCGTGCCGGTTCCGGCCGCCGTGCGGCTCCCCGCCACCGTCGCCCCGCCCGAGGGCAACCCCCTCGCCGGCCGCATCCACGAGCGCCCGGGCCCGACCGGGAGCGCGATCGCGGCCGGGGTCGCCGGGGCGGCGATCGGCGCCGCGGTGGCGGCCCGGGTGGCGCTGCCGCCCTCCCTCTCGCAGAAGGCGGCCCTGCGCCCGGGCCTGCCGCCCGGCGCGATGCCGGCCGGCGGGCTCCCGGGCCAGCCGCGCGGGCCGGTGCCGCCGCAGGCGGGCCGCCCGGGCCCCCCCGCCGCGATCGGCCAGCCCCTGCCTGGACAACCCCTGCCCGGACAGCCGGGGCGGACGGCGCCGCTGCCCGCCCAGGCGCGTCCCGGCCCGCCGCCGATCCCGGGGCAGGCCCTGCCCGGGCCGGCTGCGCCGGCGAACCGGCCGGGCGCCGGAGCGGCGCCGACGCTACGGGCGCAGCCGGCCCCCGGCGCGCCGCCCCGCGCCGCGCCGCCCGCCGCGCCCGTCCAGGCCCTGCGGCCGGGCTGGCCGCCGCCCGGCCAGCCCCCGGCCGGGCGGCCCGCCTCGCCGCACGGCCCCGTCGCGGCGCCCGCCCCGAACCCGGACTTCGCCCGCCAGCAGCAGGTCCGTCAGGAGCAGGCCGCCCAGGCGCAGGCCGCCCAAGCCCGGGCCGCCCAAGCCCGGGCCGCCCAGGCGCAGCGGGCCGCCGCGGCCCAGCGCCAGCAGATGATGATGCAGCAGCGGCAGCAGGAGGCCGCGCGGGCCTTTCAGCAGAGGCAGCAGGTGATGCAGCAGCAGGCCTCGCAGGCGGCGGCCCGGCAGCAGGCGGCCCAGGCCGCGGCGCGCCAGCAGCAGATGATGATGCAGCAGCAGGCCGCCGCCCAGCGCCAGCACCAGATGCAGATGATGCAGATGCAGCGCCCGCCGCCGGCGGCGCCGCGCGCCGTTCCGCAGCCGGCGCCCCATCCCGGCCATGGCGGCCGGCCCTGCGGTCAGCCCGGCCTGCCGCCCTGCCGCTGA
- the minD gene encoding septum site-determining protein MinD — MAKVLVVTSGKGGVGKTTTTAALGAALAQMGENVCVVDFDVGLRNLDLVMGAERRVVYDLINVVQGDAKLAQALIRDKRLDTLSLLPASQTRDKDALTEEGVARVVTELRERFDWVICDSPAGIERGATLAMRHADVAVVVTNPEVSSVRDSDRIIGLLDSKTVRAEAGESIDKHLILTRYEPARADKGEMLRIEDVLEILSIPLLAVVPESEEVLKASNVGSPVTLHNPASAPSRAYVDAVRRLRGETVAMTIPTERRSLLNRLIPRRAA; from the coding sequence ATGGCCAAGGTTCTGGTTGTGACGTCGGGCAAGGGCGGGGTCGGGAAGACGACGACGACCGCCGCCCTGGGCGCCGCCCTCGCGCAGATGGGCGAGAACGTCTGCGTGGTGGATTTCGACGTCGGCCTGCGCAACCTCGACCTGGTGATGGGCGCCGAGCGCCGCGTCGTCTACGACCTCATCAACGTCGTCCAGGGCGACGCCAAGCTCGCCCAGGCCCTAATCCGCGACAAGCGCCTCGACACGCTCTCCCTCCTCCCCGCCTCCCAGACCCGCGACAAGGACGCGCTCACCGAGGAGGGCGTCGCCCGGGTCGTCACGGAACTGCGGGAGCGCTTCGACTGGGTGATCTGCGACAGCCCGGCCGGGATCGAGCGCGGCGCGACCCTGGCGATGCGCCACGCCGACGTGGCCGTGGTGGTCACCAACCCGGAAGTGTCCTCGGTCCGCGACTCGGACCGGATCATCGGGCTGCTCGACTCCAAGACGGTGCGGGCCGAGGCCGGCGAGTCGATCGACAAGCACCTGATCCTGACCCGCTACGAGCCCGCGCGGGCGGACAAGGGCGAGATGCTCCGGATCGAGGACGTGCTGGAGATCCTGTCGATCCCGCTGCTCGCGGTGGTGCCGGAGAGCGAGGAGGTGCTCAAGGCCTCCAACGTCGGCAGCCCGGTGACCCTGCACAACCCGGCGAGCGCGCCCTCCCGCGCCTACGTGGACGCGGTGCGACGCCTGCGCGGCGAGACCGTCGCGATGACGATCCCGACCGAGCGCCGCTCCCTCCTCAACCGCCTGATCCCGCGGAGGGCCGCGTGA
- a CDS encoding NupC/NupG family nucleoside CNT transporter has product MAERILHAALSLAVLLAIAVLASTDRRAIRPRTVLSALAIQVLLGAAILLLPTGRRLLGTAAEAVAAVLAYGDRGAAFLFGGLVAPRMFDLFDQGGFVLAFRVLPQIVYVSALIGVLYHLGIMQGMARVIGAALQRLLGTSRIETFSAVITIAIGQSEIAVALRPFLPLLTGSELFAVMSSGAASTAGSILAGYAALGVPMEYLLAASVMAIPGGLLYAKILVPSTEPSRVRTMRAEFGERRAVNLIEAAAEGTQKGLAVAVAVGAMLIAFVGLIALANGLVGWLGGLLGVAGASIEAILGALFRPLAWILGVPWERAGIVGTAIGQKVAFNEFLAYANLSPVLRSGELGRRTTAILCFALCGFANLASIAIQLASFGSLVPERRAEVASYGLRAILAGSLSNFTSAAIAGLFVEE; this is encoded by the coding sequence ATGGCCGAGAGGATCCTGCACGCCGCGCTGAGCCTCGCGGTGCTCCTCGCGATCGCGGTCCTGGCCTCCACCGACCGGCGGGCGATCCGGCCCCGGACCGTGCTCTCGGCCCTCGCCATCCAGGTGCTGCTCGGGGCCGCGATCCTGCTCCTGCCCACCGGGCGGCGCCTGCTCGGGACGGCGGCCGAGGCGGTCGCGGCGGTGCTCGCCTACGGCGACCGGGGCGCGGCCTTCCTGTTCGGCGGCCTCGTCGCGCCCAGGATGTTCGATCTCTTCGACCAGGGCGGCTTCGTGCTCGCCTTCCGGGTGCTGCCGCAGATCGTCTACGTCTCGGCGCTGATCGGGGTGCTCTACCATCTCGGGATCATGCAGGGGATGGCGCGGGTGATCGGCGCCGCGCTGCAGCGGCTCCTCGGCACCTCGCGGATCGAGACCTTCTCGGCGGTGATCACCATCGCGATCGGCCAGAGCGAGATCGCGGTGGCGCTGCGGCCCTTCCTGCCGCTCCTGACCGGGTCCGAGCTCTTCGCCGTCATGTCGAGCGGCGCGGCCTCAACGGCGGGCTCGATCCTGGCCGGCTACGCGGCCCTCGGCGTGCCGATGGAGTACCTGCTCGCCGCCTCCGTGATGGCGATCCCGGGCGGGCTCCTCTACGCCAAGATCCTGGTGCCCTCGACGGAGCCGAGCCGGGTCAGGACCATGCGGGCCGAGTTCGGCGAGCGCCGGGCCGTCAACCTGATCGAGGCCGCGGCGGAGGGCACCCAGAAGGGCCTCGCCGTCGCGGTGGCGGTGGGCGCCATGCTGATCGCCTTCGTGGGCCTGATCGCGCTCGCGAACGGCCTCGTCGGCTGGCTCGGCGGCCTCCTCGGCGTCGCGGGCGCCTCCATCGAGGCGATCCTCGGGGCGCTGTTCCGGCCCCTCGCCTGGATCCTCGGCGTGCCCTGGGAGCGGGCCGGCATCGTGGGCACGGCGATCGGCCAGAAGGTCGCCTTCAACGAGTTCCTGGCCTACGCCAACCTCTCGCCGGTGCTGCGCAGCGGCGAACTCGGCCGGCGCACCACCGCGATCCTGTGCTTCGCCCTCTGCGGCTTCGCCAATCTCGCCTCGATCGCGATCCAGCTCGCGAGCTTCGGCAGCCTCGTCCCGGAGCGCCGGGCCGAGGTCGCCTCCTACGGGCTGCGGGCGATCCTGGCGGGCAGCCTGTCGAACTTCACGAGCGCGGCCATCGCGGGCCTGTTCGTGGAGGAGTGA
- the paoA gene encoding aldehyde dehydrogenase iron-sulfur subunit PaoA, with amino-acid sequence MVGASATTAPAAVPAAAGAQPAGPAAPVTARVAFTVNGARRELDLDLRTSLLDALREHLHLTGTKKGCDHGQCGACTIIVDGRRINACLTLAVMHQGSAITTIEGLGGPESLHPMQAAFVRHDGYQCGYCTPGQICSAVAVLDEIAAGIPSHATADLTAAPDLSEAEIRERMSGNLCRCGAYSNIVEAVTEVAGRRA; translated from the coding sequence ATGGTTGGAGCATCCGCCACCACGGCCCCCGCCGCCGTGCCCGCGGCCGCCGGGGCGCAGCCGGCCGGGCCCGCGGCGCCGGTCACCGCGCGGGTCGCCTTCACGGTGAACGGCGCGCGGCGCGAACTCGACCTCGACCTGCGCACCAGCCTGCTCGACGCCCTGCGCGAGCACCTGCACCTGACCGGCACCAAGAAGGGCTGCGACCACGGCCAGTGCGGCGCCTGCACCATCATCGTCGACGGGCGGCGGATCAACGCCTGCCTGACGCTGGCCGTCATGCACCAGGGCAGCGCGATCACCACCATCGAGGGGCTGGGAGGGCCGGAGAGCCTGCATCCGATGCAGGCCGCCTTCGTGCGTCACGACGGCTACCAGTGCGGCTACTGCACGCCGGGCCAGATCTGCTCGGCGGTCGCCGTGCTCGACGAGATCGCGGCCGGGATCCCGAGCCACGCCACCGCCGATCTCACCGCGGCCCCGGACCTGTCCGAGGCCGAGATCCGCGAGCGCATGAGCGGCAACCTCTGCCGCTGCGGCGCCTATTCCAACATCGTCGAGGCCGTGACCGAGGTCGCCGGGAGGCGGGCATGA
- the recA gene encoding recombinase RecA: protein MAQSSLRLVENPTMDKDKSKAIDAALAQIERAFGKGSIMRLGKGDKVQEVETISTGSLGLDVALGVGGLPRGRVIEIYGPESSGKTTLALHTIAEAQKKGGVCAFVDAEHALDPVYARKLGVNLDDLLISQPDTGEQALEITDTLVRSGAIDVLVVDSVAALTPRAEIEGEMGDQQPGLQARLMSQALRKLTGSISRSNCMVIFINQIRMKIGVMYGSPETTTGGNALKFYASVRLDIRRVSTLKDRDEPIGNSVRVKVVKNKVAPPFKQVEFDIMFGEGVSKVGELIDLGVKAGIVEKSGAWFSYDSQRLGQGRENAKGFLRDNPDIAGRIEAAIRQNMGLVADKILENAVPTAEDFDEGEA, encoded by the coding sequence ATGGCTCAGTCCTCGCTGCGACTGGTGGAAAACCCGACCATGGATAAAGACAAGTCGAAGGCGATCGATGCCGCGCTCGCCCAGATCGAGCGCGCCTTCGGCAAGGGCTCGATCATGCGCCTGGGCAAGGGCGACAAGGTGCAGGAGGTCGAGACCATCTCCACCGGGTCGCTCGGGCTCGACGTGGCGCTCGGCGTCGGCGGCCTGCCGCGCGGGCGGGTGATCGAGATCTACGGCCCGGAATCCTCCGGCAAGACCACGCTGGCGCTGCACACGATCGCGGAGGCGCAGAAGAAGGGCGGGGTCTGCGCCTTCGTGGATGCCGAGCACGCGCTCGATCCGGTCTACGCCCGCAAGCTCGGGGTCAATCTCGACGACTTGCTGATCTCGCAGCCCGACACGGGCGAGCAGGCGCTGGAGATCACCGACACGCTGGTCCGCTCGGGCGCGATCGACGTGCTGGTGGTGGATTCGGTTGCCGCGCTCACCCCCCGGGCCGAGATCGAGGGCGAGATGGGCGACCAGCAGCCGGGCCTCCAGGCCCGCCTGATGAGCCAGGCCCTGCGCAAGCTCACCGGCTCGATCTCGCGCTCGAACTGCATGGTCATCTTCATCAACCAGATCCGGATGAAGATCGGCGTGATGTACGGGAGCCCCGAGACCACCACGGGCGGCAACGCGCTGAAGTTCTACGCCTCGGTGCGGCTCGACATCCGCCGCGTCTCGACCCTGAAGGACCGCGACGAGCCGATCGGCAACAGCGTCCGGGTCAAGGTGGTGAAGAACAAGGTGGCGCCGCCGTTCAAGCAGGTCGAGTTCGACATCATGTTCGGCGAGGGCGTGTCGAAGGTGGGCGAGCTGATCGACCTCGGCGTGAAGGCCGGCATCGTCGAGAAGTCGGGGGCGTGGTTCTCCTACGACAGCCAGCGCCTGGGCCAGGGCCGCGAGAACGCCAAGGGCTTCCTGCGGGACAACCCGGACATCGCCGGGCGCATCGAGGCGGCGATCCGCCAGAACATGGGCCTCGTCGCCGACAAGATCCTGGAGAACGCGGTCCCGACCGCGGAGGATTTCGACGAGGGCGAGGCCTGA
- the minC gene encoding septum site-determining protein MinC: protein MTVTSTRHTRPSLPLRGRAFRALVLAPERPLDAWFAQLDALVLRSPTLFAERAVILDAAGLAPEAEESAPDLAHLLAELGRRGIRILGIERAEATWTDAAMPPRLAGGRPAPITPPIADKPKLNSCVLETSLRSGQSIFHPDGDVTVMGSVSSGAEILAGGSIHVYGALRGRAIAGAGGNRRARIYCRKFQPELLGIDGLFRTAETTDPGLHNKAVQVWLERDALRMAALD, encoded by the coding sequence ATGACTGTGACCAGCACCCGCCACACCCGTCCCTCTCTGCCGCTGCGCGGCCGCGCCTTCCGGGCGCTGGTGCTGGCGCCCGAGAGACCCCTCGATGCCTGGTTCGCGCAGCTCGACGCGCTCGTCCTGCGCTCGCCCACGCTGTTCGCGGAGCGCGCGGTGATCCTCGACGCGGCCGGCCTCGCGCCGGAGGCGGAGGAGAGCGCCCCCGACCTCGCGCACCTCCTCGCCGAACTGGGCCGGCGGGGGATCCGCATCCTCGGGATCGAGCGGGCGGAGGCGACCTGGACCGACGCCGCGATGCCGCCGCGCCTCGCGGGCGGGCGGCCGGCGCCGATCACGCCGCCGATCGCCGACAAGCCCAAGCTGAATTCCTGCGTGCTGGAGACCTCCCTGCGCTCGGGGCAGAGCATCTTCCACCCGGACGGCGACGTCACCGTGATGGGCTCGGTCTCCTCCGGAGCGGAGATCCTGGCCGGCGGGTCGATCCACGTCTATGGCGCCCTGCGCGGCCGGGCGATCGCGGGGGCGGGCGGCAACCGCCGCGCGCGCATCTACTGCCGCAAGTTCCAGCCGGAGCTGCTCGGCATCGACGGGCTGTTCCGCACGGCCGAGACCACGGATCCGGGCCTGCACAACAAGGCCGTCCAGGTCTGGCTGGAACGCGACGCGCTGCGCATGGCGGCGCTCGACTGA
- the paoC gene encoding aldehyde oxidoreductase molybdenum-binding subunit PaoC: MKFDTPAGQNPIDQLKVVGRPTDRIDGKFKTTGTAPYAYERHDVAPNQAYGYVVGAGIAKGRVRAIETEEAARAPGVLAIVTTLDTPRLPRGTMNAAYLFGGDAIQHYHQAVALVVAETFEQARAAAFLIRVDCAPEPGRFDLRAEAGAAKPVPGDSGEGSSGAGEERVGDFEGAFAQAPVTLDATYTTADESHAMMEPHASVAAWEGDRLTLWTSNQMIGWGKGSIAKIFGIPKANVRLDSPYVGGGFGGKLFVRADAVLAALGARAAGRPVKVALTRPMIPNNTTHRPATIQRIRLGATRDGILTAIAHESISGNLPDGDPETAVSQTKLLYAGANRLTALKLAHLDLPEGNAMRAPGEAPGMLALEVAMDEMAEKLGLDPVEFRLRNDTQVDPNQPGRAFSHRDFVGCLRLGAERFGWARRSPTPGQVRDGAWRVGLGMASAFRNNLVLKSGARVRLDGRGRVTVETDMTDIGTGSYTIIAQTAAEMMGLPLDRVEVRLGDSDFPTAAGSGGQFGANSSTAGVYAACVKLREAVAQRLGINSADAVFADGQVRAGNRAVPLGEAAAQGEIVAEDAIEFGGLDKTYQQSTFGAHFVEVGVDADTAEVRVRRMLAVCAAGRILNPKSARSQVIGGMTMGVGAALMEKLAVDTRRGFFVNHDLAGYEVPVHADIPHQEVIFLDEVDAMSSPMKAKGVGELGLCGVGAAVANAVYNATGVRVRDYPLTVDKLIDRMPEAA, from the coding sequence ATGAAGTTCGACACCCCCGCCGGGCAAAACCCGATCGACCAGCTCAAGGTCGTCGGCCGCCCCACCGACCGCATCGACGGCAAGTTCAAGACCACCGGCACGGCGCCCTACGCCTACGAGCGGCACGACGTCGCGCCGAACCAGGCCTACGGCTACGTGGTCGGCGCCGGCATCGCCAAGGGGCGCGTGCGCGCGATCGAGACCGAGGAGGCCGCGCGCGCGCCGGGCGTCCTGGCGATCGTGACGACCCTCGACACGCCCCGGCTGCCGCGCGGCACGATGAACGCCGCCTACCTGTTCGGCGGCGACGCGATCCAGCACTACCACCAAGCGGTCGCCCTGGTGGTGGCGGAGACCTTCGAGCAGGCGCGGGCGGCGGCCTTCCTGATCCGGGTCGATTGCGCGCCCGAGCCCGGCCGCTTCGACCTGCGCGCCGAGGCGGGGGCGGCGAAGCCGGTCCCGGGCGACAGCGGCGAGGGCAGCAGCGGCGCGGGCGAGGAGCGCGTCGGCGATTTCGAGGGGGCCTTCGCGCAGGCCCCGGTGACCCTCGACGCGACCTATACCACCGCCGACGAGAGCCACGCCATGATGGAGCCGCACGCGAGCGTCGCGGCCTGGGAGGGCGACCGGCTCACGCTCTGGACCTCCAACCAGATGATCGGCTGGGGCAAGGGCAGCATCGCCAAGATCTTCGGCATCCCCAAGGCGAATGTCCGGCTCGACTCGCCCTACGTGGGCGGCGGCTTCGGCGGCAAGCTGTTCGTGCGCGCCGACGCGGTGCTGGCCGCCCTGGGCGCGCGGGCGGCCGGGCGCCCGGTGAAGGTGGCGCTGACCCGGCCAATGATCCCCAACAACACCACGCACCGACCCGCCACGATCCAGCGCATCCGCCTCGGCGCGACCCGGGACGGGATCCTCACGGCCATCGCGCACGAGAGCATCTCCGGCAACCTGCCGGACGGCGACCCGGAGACGGCGGTCAGTCAGACCAAGCTGCTCTACGCGGGGGCGAACCGGCTGACCGCGCTGAAGCTCGCCCATCTCGACCTGCCCGAGGGCAACGCCATGCGGGCCCCCGGCGAGGCGCCCGGCATGCTGGCGCTCGAGGTCGCGATGGACGAGATGGCGGAGAAGCTCGGGCTCGACCCGGTCGAGTTCCGCCTGCGCAACGACACCCAGGTCGACCCGAACCAGCCCGGACGCGCCTTCTCGCACCGCGACTTCGTCGGCTGCCTGCGGCTCGGCGCGGAGCGGTTCGGCTGGGCGCGGCGCAGCCCGACCCCCGGGCAGGTCCGGGACGGGGCGTGGCGGGTCGGGCTCGGGATGGCGTCGGCCTTCCGCAACAACCTGGTGCTGAAATCGGGCGCGCGGGTGCGCCTCGACGGCCGCGGCCGGGTGACGGTCGAGACCGACATGACCGATATCGGCACCGGCAGCTACACCATCATCGCGCAGACCGCGGCGGAGATGATGGGCCTGCCCCTCGACCGGGTCGAGGTGCGGCTGGGCGATTCCGACTTCCCGACCGCGGCCGGCTCGGGCGGCCAGTTCGGCGCCAATTCCTCGACCGCGGGCGTCTACGCCGCCTGCGTGAAGCTGCGGGAGGCGGTGGCGCAGCGGCTCGGCATCAACTCGGCCGACGCGGTCTTCGCCGACGGCCAGGTGCGGGCCGGCAACCGCGCGGTGCCGCTCGGCGAGGCGGCGGCCCAGGGCGAGATCGTTGCCGAGGACGCGATCGAGTTCGGCGGCCTCGACAAGACCTACCAGCAATCGACGTTCGGCGCCCATTTCGTGGAGGTCGGGGTCGATGCCGACACCGCGGAGGTGCGGGTGCGGCGGATGCTGGCTGTCTGCGCGGCCGGCCGCATCCTCAACCCGAAATCGGCCCGCAGCCAGGTCATCGGCGGGATGACCATGGGGGTCGGGGCGGCGCTGATGGAGAAGCTCGCGGTCGACACGCGCCGGGGCTTCTTCGTCAACCACGACCTCGCCGGCTACGAGGTGCCGGTCCACGCCGACATCCCGCACCAGGAGGTGATCTTCCTCGACGAGGTCGACGCGATGTCGTCGCCGATGAAGGCCAAGGGCGTCGGCGAACTCGGCCTGTGCGGGGTCGGCGCCGCGGTGGCGAACGCGGTCTACAACGCCACCGGCGTGCGGGTGCGGGACTATCCCCTCACCGTCGACAAGCTCATCGACCGCATGCCGGAGGCGGCGTGA
- the minE gene encoding cell division topological specificity factor MinE, with protein MKPFGFRSRRGSALAARDRLKILLAQDRALFGRRDLITLLREEVILAIAKHVAIDVDKVRVNLDRRGGIATLGIDIDLPAHKGASLAGA; from the coding sequence GTGAAACCCTTCGGCTTCCGCTCCCGCCGGGGATCCGCGCTCGCCGCGCGCGACCGGCTCAAGATCCTCCTCGCCCAGGACCGGGCGCTGTTCGGCCGGCGCGACCTCATCACCCTCCTGCGGGAGGAGGTCATACTGGCGATCGCCAAGCACGTGGCGATCGACGTCGACAAGGTCCGCGTCAACCTGGACCGCCGGGGCGGCATCGCGACGCTGGGGATCGACATCGACCTCCCGGCGCACAAGGGTGCGAGTCTCGCGGGCGCCTGA
- a CDS encoding FAD binding domain-containing protein, with amino-acid sequence MKSFTYERPASPAEAASAVARNPGAKFIAGGTNLLDLMKLQIETPAHLVDVNGLGLDAIEATPEGGLRIGALVRNTDLAADPRVRRDYPVLSRALLAGATGQLRNQATTAGNLLQRTRCPYFYDTAQACNKRRPGSGCAALDGISRQLAVIGGSEACIATHPGDMAVAMRVLDAAVETVDATGAARTIPIAEFHRLPGDAPERDTTLRPDELITAVTLPRPLGGAQIYRKVRDRASYAFALVSVAAVVQPDGSGRVAFGGLAHKPWRVEAAEAELPRGAAAVAAGMLSGARPTRDNAFKLRLAERTLGAALKQARA; translated from the coding sequence ATGAAGTCCTTCACCTACGAGCGCCCGGCCTCCCCGGCGGAGGCGGCGTCCGCCGTCGCGCGCAACCCGGGCGCGAAGTTCATCGCCGGCGGCACCAACCTGCTCGACCTGATGAAGCTGCAGATCGAGACGCCGGCCCACCTCGTGGACGTGAACGGGCTCGGGCTCGACGCGATCGAGGCGACGCCGGAGGGGGGCCTGCGCATCGGCGCGCTGGTGCGCAACACCGACCTCGCGGCCGATCCGCGGGTCCGCCGCGACTACCCGGTGCTCTCCCGGGCGCTCCTCGCGGGGGCCACCGGCCAGCTCCGCAACCAGGCGACGACGGCCGGCAACCTGCTCCAGCGCACCCGCTGCCCCTACTTCTACGACACCGCACAGGCCTGCAACAAGCGGCGGCCGGGCTCGGGCTGCGCCGCCCTCGACGGGATCAGCCGGCAGCTCGCGGTGATCGGCGGCAGCGAGGCCTGCATCGCCACCCATCCGGGCGACATGGCGGTGGCGATGCGCGTCCTCGACGCCGCCGTCGAGACCGTCGACGCGACGGGCGCGGCGCGCACGATCCCGATCGCCGAGTTCCACCGCCTGCCCGGGGACGCGCCCGAGCGCGACACGACGCTGCGGCCGGACGAGCTCATCACCGCCGTGACGCTGCCCCGGCCCCTCGGCGGGGCGCAGATCTACCGCAAGGTGCGCGACCGCGCCTCCTACGCCTTCGCGCTGGTCTCGGTCGCCGCCGTGGTGCAGCCGGATGGCAGCGGCCGCGTCGCCTTCGGCGGCCTCGCGCACAAGCCCTGGCGGGTCGAGGCCGCGGAGGCCGAGCTGCCGCGCGGCGCCGCGGCGGTGGCCGCCGGCATGCTGTCGGGCGCGAGGCCGACCCGCGACAACGCGTTCAAGTTGAGGCTCGCCGAGCGGACCCTCGGCGCGGCGCTCAAGCAAGCGAGGGCCTGA